The genomic DNA TTCATCCGCATAGGTATCCTCCCGTTAAGTCCATGCGGCGCTGCTTGCGCGCAGCGCACCTTACTGCCGCTGACGCGGGATCACCCGAAACGTCAGGGCACAGGATCCGCTAAGTCAATCAAGCTGGCCCGGCAAACTCTTGGAGGATTCTGTGAATTTCTTGCACAATCTTGCACAGGCTCGCGTTATCCCTGCCCTGCGAGTGGATCGGGAAAAACGGTTCACGTTCTGCGCAAAGATCCTGGTGTCACGCCCTTTATTTTCTTGAACACACGGTTCATGTGCGGTTGGTCATAAAACCCGCAATCCAAAGCGATGTTCTTTATGGGTTTGCGCGTGTTGCGCAATTGGGAAACCGCACGTTCCACCCGCTGCGTCAGGACATAATCGTGAAAGGAATGCCCGAAGGTCGATTTGAACTTGCGCATGAAATTCCAGTCCCCAAGACCCATTTCGGCCGCAGCTTGTTCGTAAGACAATTTCTCGCGCAACTGGTCCTGAACAAAAGCGACAACGCGGTTTGTTTCAGCGCGCGAGAGTTTGCCAAAACGTGCGGCAGATCCAAATCGGGTGTCAGCATATTTCCGCAGCAGTCTGACCGACATCTCCCGTGCAGCCGCTTCGACGATCAAAGAGCCCCCAACACTGTTTTCTCCGACCTCGGTTTTGATAACCGAAACGCATCTGGAAATACCGGGGTCGCGTGCCTTCAAAGTATCCCGTAAGCGAATGTCGCGCACATCCTGTTCGTAGACTTCGTTGGCGACGCTCTCGACCAGTTCCGCGCTAAGATAGACATGAGATACTTCAACCGTTTCGGACCACGCCCATTCCGATCTGTCTGACTTATTCAAAAGTGTAAGATCACCCACTCCAAGGCTGTAGTCGCTCCAAGTGTTGCCCACTTTTCGCTGCACAGGTGTGCGGCCTTTGTCGTAGGCAATCACCAGAAAATCTTCCATTGGCGGCAGCTCGATTTCCATCCCAAGATGCCTGTAGCTTCGGTAATTGATGCCAGACCATCCGCGCCCGTCGCCACTGCCCAACAAATTTCCCGGTGCGTAGTCCGGGAGCTGTTTATAGGAAATTTCGCTCATTCTCCCTTCCCCCTGAAGCTGAGCGCTCAAGGGCTCAACAGGCAATCGGTCGACAAACGTGTCAGGTCAGGCAACTGGTGGATACCTGACAAAGTAAACTATGGCCCCTCGCGACCTGTCAAGTTCAGGCGCTACAAGCCGGGTCACCGTGAACCCGTCTTGTTGACGTACACTTTATCCACTTGGATCAGTCTTTCCCGTTCAGTGAAGGCTTTTGGTCAAGACCCGCTCACATCAGTCCGGCAGGCTTCACTCGGTTGATTCCACGCGCACAACTCTGACAGCGGGATCCACCCGGCTATACGCCGCAAGCAAACGCTGGCTCCACTTTTGCGAGATGTAGTCGGCCATGAACCGCGACGGCGCATTAAGGGTCACAGACCCCCCTGCCCTTTCACCTTCGGACAGGTGCTGAAACCAACTGGCCCAAAGTTCAGGATCGCGACCGTGAAGAATCGACTGAACCTGTGACCATACATCACCCTCGCCAACTTCGCTGGTTGCAGGCTTGATTGCGAAAGGCACGATGTTTGTTTCCGCTTCAGGCTCATCTGTCATTCGCGCGTGGAAATCAGAACCTATGACCGGCCAGACCTCTTGCGTGTCGATCATGATCTGCTTGAGGTCAATTTCGTAAACGGCAACTCTGCCACGCGCCGCGGGTCTTTTGACCGTTACCCAGCCTAATGCGCGAAATTTGGACATTTCGCGCTTTACCGTCCTTTCGTTCACTGTCCAAAGGCGCGCAATTTCTTCACGCCCGATCGACAATTCATTGCTTCGCCAGTTATATCGGGTCGTAATCAAAGCAATGATGCGCAGGATACTGCGCTGTCGATGTTTGTCTCCGGACAACGCATGAACGGTCAGCGCAGAGAGTATATCATATTTCAAGGCCGCTGCATTACGCCCGACCGGTTTAGCCAGCTGCATACCCGTTCTCACCGCTTCATCTGCCTCAGACGGGTTTTCCCCGCCGTTTTCGCGCCGTTTGCCAACGCTTTTCGTCATCTTGGCCTAATTAGCGTCCAAAGCTTCGATTCTGTCAAGAAGAGTCTGAATTCAGGCGAAATTTGCGCCCATTCCAATTCAAATTTAAAAAGAATCTGGTGAAGTATTGGTGAGGGGGGACATCTTGGTTGTCCCCTTATTTGCCCTTTGTGTCCCCCTATATATGGGTTTTGGGTCTAAGCTGTCCCCCTAAATACCGGGGTGTGAGGGTCTGTGTTCCATGTGGCGGCACGGTAGGTCTGCCGAATCGATTCCAACCCCTAAAGGCTTTGTTTTCTTACCCGTGGGTAAGATTACAGTCTCATCATATTTTCTTTTGCGTAAAGTGCAAATCGGTCGTAAATAGAAAACGAACAGAAATTTACGTTCCAAACAAAGAGACCCGAGGC from Ruegeria sp. HKCCD4315 includes the following:
- a CDS encoding helix-turn-helix domain-containing protein, which encodes MSEISYKQLPDYAPGNLLGSGDGRGWSGINYRSYRHLGMEIELPPMEDFLVIAYDKGRTPVQRKVGNTWSDYSLGVGDLTLLNKSDRSEWAWSETVEVSHVYLSAELVESVANEVYEQDVRDIRLRDTLKARDPGISRCVSVIKTEVGENSVGGSLIVEAAAREMSVRLLRKYADTRFGSAARFGKLSRAETNRVVAFVQDQLREKLSYEQAAAEMGLGDWNFMRKFKSTFGHSFHDYVLTQRVERAVSQLRNTRKPIKNIALDCGFYDQPHMNRVFKKIKGVTPGSLRRT
- a CDS encoding DnaA N-terminal domain-containing protein, translated to MTKSVGKRRENGGENPSEADEAVRTGMQLAKPVGRNAAALKYDILSALTVHALSGDKHRQRSILRIIALITTRYNWRSNELSIGREEIARLWTVNERTVKREMSKFRALGWVTVKRPAARGRVAVYEIDLKQIMIDTQEVWPVIGSDFHARMTDEPEAETNIVPFAIKPATSEVGEGDVWSQVQSILHGRDPELWASWFQHLSEGERAGGSVTLNAPSRFMADYISQKWSQRLLAAYSRVDPAVRVVRVESTE